A segment of the Candidatus Woesearchaeota archaeon genome:
TACTCTTTTAATGAAATAATATTAAAGAATTATAGTATGAAAAAATCAGCGGTTTATAAATTAACAAGTCCTTCTGGAAAAGTTTATATAGGACAATCAGTAGATGTTGCTCAAAGATTTTCTAAGCATAAAAGACAAACTTCAAAAACAAAAACTAAATTAGGGAGTGCTATTAGAAAATATGGTTGAGAAAATTTTACAATAGATTATCTATTTATTACAGAAGATAGAACAAATATAAAAGATATTTTAAATCAGTTAGAAAAAGATTTTATTAATTTATATGACAGTATTACACTGGGGTATAATCTAATGTCTGGTGGGGATTCAAGTATGCATTCTCCAGAAACTATAGAAAAAATGAGGAAGTTTCAACAGAATAAAACACAAGAGCATAAAGATAATATAAGTAAAGCTTGTACAGGAGTTACAAAAATTTTCGATAAGGATATTAAAAGAGCTAGAAAACAAGTACATCAACTAAATAATAACTTAGAAATTATAAATACATTTAATTCTATTGCTGATGCAGCTAAATCTCTAGAAACTTCCGCTACTCAAAAAACTAAATCAAGTAGAATTGGTGAATGTTGTAATAGTAAAAGATTATCTGCTTATGGATTTACATGAAGATTTAAAACATCTTCCTGATAATATTATTC
Coding sequences within it:
- a CDS encoding GIY-YIG nuclease family protein; translated protein: MKKSAVYKLTSPSGKVYIGQSVDVAQRFSKHKRQTSKTKTKLGSAIRKYG